The Rubrivirga sp. SAORIC476 genome contains a region encoding:
- a CDS encoding T9SS type A sorting domain-containing protein translates to MRLLVLSLTALALGLGGRPAVAQTAACVSDWLVEAGEPPALTRHREALRAVPGRVGLAEQLCPPSRLESGAERLASSRAEGSIEEQQTWDRTTSAWTSTDRILRALGDDGRLAERVRQLPVGTGWVNDQQTRYALDGADQVQTDARWDASAWIPTTRATYFYRPDQRSLGERQERWDADATLWRILAQRSLGYDAADRVVLVLTEALREETLETLPVDRTLTSYAADDRGSVVLYQRWAEVGRFVDVSRTTLTADADGVRLASVTEERQAGAWVPSGQTLYLFGAEADTVRTQGWNRATAAWENTFQTIRSDTESGQRGVEVTQSWQDDAWINVSRSETETAGGRLVAFMTSVWEGAWVPRRRLRRAYEGGRLVDEVTEQWEVGAQMWALMMRSVFSFHPTGAPLRTLSEAFAEDGVTLRSGTDTVWEYDALDRATSRVAAAWDPTLRTWVDASRSLYSYGTVPIATEPEEVGGRLALSVSPNPSAMAARLELAIPSSARVRVDLFSVSGRLVQSVWNGPLPSGRSEHALDLGALAPGLYLVRVRTEAGEATRMVTVVR, encoded by the coding sequence ATGCGCCTGCTCGTCCTCTCGCTCACCGCCCTGGCGCTCGGCCTCGGCGGACGGCCCGCTGTGGCACAGACGGCGGCGTGCGTGTCGGACTGGCTGGTCGAGGCGGGGGAGCCGCCGGCCCTCACGCGCCACCGCGAGGCCTTGCGTGCGGTGCCCGGCCGCGTCGGTCTCGCGGAGCAACTCTGCCCGCCCTCGCGCCTCGAGTCGGGCGCGGAGCGCCTCGCGTCGTCTCGCGCCGAAGGCTCCATCGAGGAGCAGCAGACGTGGGACCGAACCACCTCCGCATGGACGAGCACTGACCGCATCCTGCGCGCGCTCGGCGACGACGGGCGGCTGGCCGAGCGCGTCCGACAGCTCCCCGTGGGGACGGGCTGGGTCAACGACCAACAGACCCGGTACGCCCTCGACGGTGCCGACCAGGTCCAGACCGACGCCCGGTGGGACGCGTCCGCCTGGATCCCGACGACGCGTGCGACCTACTTCTACCGGCCCGACCAGCGCTCGCTCGGCGAGCGGCAGGAGCGGTGGGATGCCGACGCTACCCTCTGGCGCATCCTCGCCCAGCGAAGCCTGGGCTACGATGCGGCCGACCGCGTCGTGCTCGTCCTCACCGAGGCCCTGCGTGAGGAAACCCTGGAGACCCTCCCGGTCGACCGCACCCTGACCAGCTACGCCGCCGACGACCGCGGCTCGGTGGTCCTCTACCAGCGCTGGGCCGAGGTCGGTCGCTTCGTCGATGTCTCGCGCACCACCCTCACCGCCGACGCCGACGGCGTGCGCCTCGCCAGCGTGACCGAGGAGCGGCAGGCCGGAGCGTGGGTCCCCTCGGGCCAGACGCTGTACCTGTTCGGTGCCGAGGCCGACACCGTGCGCACGCAGGGGTGGAACCGAGCGACGGCCGCCTGGGAGAACACCTTCCAGACGATCCGGTCCGACACGGAGAGCGGGCAGCGCGGCGTCGAGGTCACGCAGTCATGGCAGGACGACGCGTGGATCAACGTGTCGCGCTCCGAGACCGAGACCGCAGGTGGTCGGCTGGTCGCGTTCATGACGAGCGTCTGGGAGGGCGCCTGGGTCCCACGCCGACGCCTGCGCCGGGCGTATGAGGGAGGACGCCTGGTGGACGAGGTCACCGAGCAGTGGGAGGTGGGGGCGCAGATGTGGGCCCTCATGATGCGGTCGGTGTTCTCCTTCCACCCGACGGGTGCCCCGCTCCGGACCCTGTCGGAGGCCTTCGCCGAGGACGGCGTCACCCTCCGCTCGGGAACCGACACGGTCTGGGAGTACGACGCGCTCGACCGCGCGACCTCCCGCGTTGCCGCTGCCTGGGACCCGACGCTTCGCACCTGGGTGGATGCGAGCCGCTCGCTGTACTCCTACGGTACCGTTCCCATCGCCACCGAGCCTGAGGAAGTGGGCGGGAGGCTCGCGCTCTCGGTCTCACCGAACCCTTCCGCGATGGCGGCGAGGCTCGAACTCGCGATCCCCTCCTCGGCGCGGGTCCGGGTGGACCTGTTCAGCGTGTCGGGGAGGCTCGTGCAGTCGGTGTGGAATGGCCCCTTGCCCTCCGGCCGTAGCGAGCACGCTCTGGACCTGGGGGCGCTCGCGCCCGGCCTCTATCTCGTTCGCGTGAGGACCGAGGCAGGCGAGGCGACCCGCATGGTGACGGTCGTGCGCTGA
- a CDS encoding 5-(carboxyamino)imidazole ribonucleotide synthase, producing MPLPVLGILGGGQLGRMTALAAARLGVTVRILADHESGTGRPLAGVTVADWTDPAVLRDWAAGCDAVTVESEWAPADRLLAAVPDVRLRPGVATLTAIRHKGRQKRVLAEAGLPQPDHVLAATRADARDAVARFGQAVLKQFEGSYDGYGNATCRASDEVDAAWDTLAAEDGLLVEAFVPFVAEVAVTVARRPDGEAAVYPVVRSEHRDHRLHAATVPAGLSEATEAEARRVALATVTALDVTGVATVELFLLDEGGVLVNEVAPRPHNTAHLTIDASHTSQFENHVRAVLGWPLGETGLRVPAACMVNVLGDREGTTAPDLSAALAVPGASVHLYGKDSVRPTRKMGHVTVAAETLDLARERAEAAAAAVRL from the coding sequence GTGCCCCTCCCCGTTCTCGGCATCCTCGGCGGCGGCCAGCTCGGCCGCATGACAGCCCTCGCCGCCGCCCGCCTCGGCGTCACCGTCCGCATCCTCGCCGACCACGAATCGGGCACCGGGCGGCCGCTCGCGGGCGTCACCGTGGCCGACTGGACCGACCCCGCCGTGCTCCGCGACTGGGCTGCCGGATGCGACGCCGTGACGGTGGAGAGCGAGTGGGCACCCGCCGACCGCCTGCTGGCGGCCGTTCCGGACGTGCGGCTTCGGCCCGGCGTCGCCACGCTGACGGCCATCCGCCACAAGGGGCGGCAGAAGCGCGTCCTCGCCGAGGCCGGGCTCCCGCAGCCCGACCACGTGCTCGCCGCCACCCGCGCCGACGCCCGCGACGCGGTCGCCCGATTCGGCCAGGCCGTGCTGAAGCAGTTCGAGGGCTCGTACGACGGCTACGGCAACGCGACCTGCCGGGCGTCAGATGAGGTGGACGCAGCCTGGGACACCCTCGCTGCCGAGGACGGGCTCCTGGTGGAGGCGTTCGTCCCGTTCGTCGCCGAGGTCGCCGTGACCGTGGCCCGGCGGCCCGACGGCGAGGCCGCGGTGTACCCGGTCGTGCGGAGCGAGCACCGCGACCACCGGCTCCACGCGGCGACGGTCCCGGCCGGCCTGTCCGAGGCGACCGAGGCCGAGGCCCGGCGCGTCGCCCTGGCGACGGTCACCGCACTGGACGTGACCGGCGTCGCCACGGTCGAACTGTTCCTGCTGGATGAGGGGGGCGTGCTGGTGAACGAGGTCGCGCCGCGGCCCCACAACACCGCCCATCTGACGATCGACGCGAGCCACACGTCGCAGTTCGAGAACCACGTCCGCGCCGTGCTGGGCTGGCCGCTCGGGGAGACGGGCCTGCGCGTGCCTGCGGCCTGCATGGTGAACGTGCTCGGCGACCGCGAGGGCACGACCGCGCCCGATCTCTCGGCAGCGCTGGCCGTGCCGGGAGCCAGCGTCCACCTCTACGGCAAGGACTCCGTCCGCCCGACCCGAAAGATGGGCCACGTCACGGTCGCCGCCGAGACTCTCGACCTCGCCCGCGAGCGCGCCGAGGCGGCGGCAGCGGCCGTGCGGCTGTAG